The genome window CGACGGACTCTTCGAACGGGTTGCGCGCGCGGCGCTCCTGCGGCTCGTGCCCGCCGCCGCGGTCGCGCTCGGCGTTCGGGTCGATCCGGGTCCCCAGCGCCTCACCGGAGCCGGCGACGCGCTCCTCGCGCTGCTGGACCTGGGCGGCGAACGATGCTTGCGCGGCCTGCTGGGCCGCGCGGGGCGCCTCTTCGGCGCGCTGAGTCAACGGCGCGGTCTGCGAAGCCTGCCAGATCGATCCTTGAATGTCGGTCGGTCGAATCGCCACCGCGGCCTCCGTGTGCGGGCGTGCTAACCTGTCGCTCCGACGTCCCCCGCTGCCGGCGCTTGGGCCGCGTTCCGTCGCGTGTACTTTTGCTTCACGTTCGGGTCGCCCTCACGATAACCAAGATCGGCTTTGAGCGACCGAAGCTTAGTCCGCAGGTGGATGACCGCTTGCGCGTGGATCTGCGAGACGCGCGACTCGGAGACGTTGAGCGCTCCCTTGATCTCCTTGAGCGTGAGGCCCTCGAAGTAGTAGAGCGAGATGACGGTGCGCTCTTGCGGCGGCAGGTCGTCGACCGCGCGGACGAGCGCGGCTTTGATCTCGCGCGCCTCCACCGCGCTGGTCACCTCGGTCCCGTCGTCGCGCAGCGTGTCGAGGAGCGGGATCTCGTAGCCGCGCTCGTTCGGGAGGAACTCCTCGAGCGAGAGGACCGACGTCCCGCGGATCTTCTGCATCAGGACGTCGAGCTCTTTACGGCTCAGCCCCATCTTCTCGGCGACCTCGTCCTCGGTCGCGGCCCGGCCCAGCTCGACCTCGAGCTGCTGGTACG of Candidatus Eremiobacterota bacterium contains these proteins:
- a CDS encoding FliA/WhiG family RNA polymerase sigma factor, which gives rise to VKYVAGRISSNLPPNVEINDLINDGILGLIDAIEKYDDARGVKFETYAITRINGAILDALRALDWVPRAVRQRARELERAYQQLEVELGRAATEDEVAEKMGLSRKELDVLMQKIRGTSVLSLEEFLPNERGYEIPLLDTLRDDGTEVTSAVEAREIKAALVRAVDDLPPQERTVISLYYFEGLTLKEIKGALNVSESRVSQIHAQAVIHLRTKLRSLKADLGYREGDPNVKQKYTRRNAAQAPAAGDVGATG